The Ascaphus truei isolate aAscTru1 chromosome 18, aAscTru1.hap1, whole genome shotgun sequence genome window below encodes:
- the MINAR1 gene encoding major intrinsically disordered Notch2-binding receptor 1, with protein sequence MGEAQDTSFLLVKILEDLDSKQSSVSYQDLCKSLCSRYNLPELVKLRSLLYYTACQDSSFPASLFQDKMRNAAENQQSKKIIAAADIVTIFNLIQMNDGVAKEKLPVTQQTKQKESTESDTEVYSGTEGGPHKETQKRDANRSYSMTRSSSCHKEECEGRHTFLPEPNFLLGVKQEGNNRSASLDRLQALDSYPLVAPQPCEMQSTYFPSQPLSEPESLPPTPNEEPFRLSTSSGQRRNVFKDDFHNLLSVSPNDTMQKSEGKISPKPVFFNHSFEMPYSSHYLSTAYSSSEASRRVKHESLDDLQASTYFGPTTVLGSQDHKRLSSRSRQPMAKPVKSWSLNTEEVPDFERSFFNRKEKNLGYTSTGLVQTGSFASVPDQHHPYSPDLGLKGNGQTFCEPQPVEKQEALRRFREKSTKLPSSQFSTDKTESVGTQTEQTVAKGMEPNILSSCSRYGEGRARNQSEADSEIVSDDISDIFRFLDDMSLCGSSGIPPSSCYNSSGSLVQASRADPESSPEHGGNKTNRKPTKGPRAEIGGDEELKSSVRKLVMRIGEIEKKLESLSGVREEVSQVLTKLNKLDERMQQPPHKGEEEVDGLPHSQEAVSKTRVSPNSFQGRNTPPHNGNLESKSECCCSDVTSGISESLRVKALKRNLFAQRSVRSLTEDISVNELKICNSPRDCRAWGYPKQLTVTEEKKDKGGRDWHRKSKEVDRQHEMPLPHRTPKPHKDSFMVEQVFSSHPYQASLKSHMKSNPIYTDMRLTDVAELKPNQPSWTIEEYTHNSGEKGRLTALDLQTQESLNPNNLEFWMEDIYTPGYDSLLKRKEAEFRRAKVCKIAALITAAACTVILVIVVPICTMKS encoded by the exons ATGGGTGAAGCTCAGGACACCTCCTTTCTTCTTGTGAAGATTCTGGAAGATTTAGACTCTAAGCAAAGCTCTGTCTCTTACCAAGATCTCTGCAAGTCTTTGTGCTCCCGCTACAACCTACCGGAGCTGGTCAAGCTGCGCAGCCTCCTGTATTACACAGCCTGCCAGGACTCCAGCTTTCCAGCAAGCCTCTTCCAAGACAAGATGAGAAATGCTGCCGAGAACCAGCAGTCCAAGAAAATCATCGCCGCAGCAGATATCGTTACTATCTTTAACCTGATACAGATGAACGATGGTGTGGCCAAAGAAAAACTTCCTGTCACCCAACAAACTAAGCAGAAAGAGTCAACAGAGTCAGACACAGAGGTTTACAGCGGGACAGAGGGAGGCCCCCACAAGGAAACCCAGAAAAGAGATGCCAATCGGAGCTATTCCATGACCAGGTCCTCCAGCTGCCACAAGGAAGAGTGCGAAGGGCGCCACACATTCCTTCCCGAGCCAAACTTCCTCCTCGGAGTTAAACAAGAGGGCAATAACCGATCAGCTTCCCTGGACAGGCTGCAAGCTTTGGATTCCTATCCCCTGGTAGCTCCTCAGCCCTGTGAGATGCAGAGCACCTACTTCCCCAGCCAGCCACTATCAGAGCCAGAATCACTGCCACCCACACCCAACGAGGAGCCATTTCGACTCTCAACTTCCAGTGGCCAGAGGAGGAATGTTTTCAAGGATGACTTCCACAATCTGCTGAGTGTTTCTCCAAATGATACTATGCAGAAGAGTGAGGGAAAGATCAGCCCCAAGCCAGTTTTCTTTAATCATAGTTTTGAGATGCCCTACAGCTCTCACTATCTGAGCACGGCTTACTCTTCCTCGGAGGCCAGCCGAAGGGTGAAGCATGAGAGCTTAGATGATCTTCAGGCGTCCACTTACTTTGGTCCCACAACAGTGCTTGGATCACAGGACCACAAAAGACTTTCAAGCAGGTCAAGGCAACCCATGGCTAAGCCAGTGAAGAGCTGGAGCCTGAACACCGAGGAGGTGCCTGATTTTGAGCGCTCATTTTTTAACCGAAAGGAGAAAAATCTGGGTTACACCAGCACGGGACTGGTACAGACTGGAAGCTTTGCATCTGTCCCAGACCAGCATCACCCTTACTCACCTGATCTTGGATTGAAGGGTAATGGACAGACATTTTGTGAGCCTCAACCCGTGGAGAAGCAGGAGGCCCTGAGGAGGTTCCGAGAAAAAAGCACAAAACTTCCATCCAGCCAGTTCAGCACTGACAAGACAGAAAGTGTTGGCACTCAGACAGAACAAACCGTGGCAAAGGGAATGGAGCCAAATATCCTCTCTAGCTGCAGCCGGTATGGAGAAGGCAGAGCTCGTAACCAATCTGAGGCAGACTCTGAGATCGTTAGTGATGACATAAGTGACATATTCCGTTTCCTAGATGACATGAGCCTTTGTGGTTCTTCTGGAATCCCTCCGTCTTCTTGCTACAACAGCAGTGGTTCCTTGGTCCAAGCTTCACGTGCAGACCCTGAAAGTTCTCCAGAGCACGGGGGGAACAAAACAAATAGAAAACCCACCAAGGGGCCCCGGGCTGAGATTGGGGGGGATGAGGAGCTAAAGAGCAGTGTCAGAAAGCTGGTCATGAGGATTGGGGAGATTGAGAAGAAACTAGAGTCATTGTCTGGTGTGCGGGAGGAGGTATCTCAGGTGTTGACCAAGCTCAATAAACTAGACGAGAGAATGCAACAACCACCACATAAAGGGGAAGAAGAGGTTGATGGTCTGCCTCACAGCCAAGAGGCTGTGTCCAAAACAAGGGTCTCTCCAAACTCATTCCAAGGCCGAAACACTCCCCCCCACAATGGGAATCTGGAGAGTAAGTCTGAGTGCTGTTGTTCTGACGTCACTAGTGGGATCAGTGAGAGCCTTCGAGTTAAGGCTTTGAAGAGAAATCTCTTCGCTCAGCGGTCAGTCCGCTCTTTGACTGAGGACATTTCTGTCAATGAACTTAAAATATGCAATTCCCCCCGAGACTGCAGAGCGTGGGGCTACCCCAAACAGCTCACCGTCACCGAAGAAAAGAAAGATAAAGGAGGCAGAGACTGGCACCGCAAGTCTAAAGAG GTAGATCGCCAGCATGAAATGCCCCTTCCGCACAGGACGCCCAAACCACACAAAGACTCCTTCATGGTGGAGCAGGTCTTCAGTTCCCACCCGTACCAAGCGTCCCTCAAGTCGCACATGAAGAGTAACCCCATCTACACGGATATGCGCCTGACCGACGTGGCAGAGCTGAAACCGAACCAACCATCGTGGACCATAGAGGAATATACACACAACTCAGGAGAGAAAGGGAGGCTGACCGCACTGGACCTGCAG aCTCAGGAGTCTCTGAACCCCAATAATCTGGAATTCTGGATGGAAGACATTTACACCCCAGGGTACGACTCTCTGCTGAAGAGGAAGGAGGCGGAGTTCCGTCGAGCCAAGGTGTGCAAGATCGCCGCACTCATCACCGCAGCCGCGTGCACCGTTATCCTGGTGATTGTCGTCCCGATTTGTACCATGAAGTCCTGA
- the MTHFS gene encoding 5-formyltetrahydrofolate cyclo-ligase isoform X1: MVECVKCLVSWRCVQVVGGVTWQACADMASLRAVKQALRLELKQRVSALGSSEKLRQSQVVTRKVLTHSRYVTAKRVALFLSMPDEVQTAGIIHDIFQQGKECFIPRYRPRSNHMDMVRLNSVEEISQLPVTTWNISQPAEGDCREEALSTGGLDLILVPGLGFDKEGRRLGRGKGYYDTFLERCSQQLAEKPYTMALAFQEQMCESVPVAQNDIEIDEILCAGDLEILRG, encoded by the exons ATGGTCGAGTGCGTTAAGTGTTTAGTATCTTGGAGGTGTGTACAAGTCGTGGGCGGAGTCACGTGGCAGGCGTGCGCGGACATGGCGTCTCTCCGAGCAGTGAAGCAGGCGCTCAGATTGGAGCTGAAGCAGCGGGTCTCAGCCCTGGGCTCTTCAGAGAAGCTGCGGCAATCCCAGGTCGTGACCCGAAAG GTGCTCACTCACAGCAGATATGtgacggcgaaacgcgttgcccTTTTTCTGAGCATGCCGGATGAGGTGCAGACTGCAGGCATCATACATGATATTTTTCAACAAGGCAAAGAATGTTTCATTCCACGTTACCGGCCTCGCAGTAACCACATGGATATGGTGAGACTCAATTCAGTGGAAGAGATCAGTCAGCTACCGGTGACCACATGGAACATCTCCCAGCCTGCCGAGGGTGACTGCAGAGAAGAGGCTCTGTCCACTG GGGGACTGGATCTCATTCTGGTACCTGGACTGGGATTCGACAAGGAAGGTCGCCGTTTGGGAAGGGGGAAAGGTTATTACGATACTTTTCTGGAGCGCTGCAGCCAGCAGCTTGCTGAGAAACCGTACACTATGGCGTTGGCATTTCAGGAGCAGATGTGTGAATCCGTCCCTGTAGCTCAAAATGACATTGAAATAGATGAGATCCTCTGTGCAGGAGACTTGGAAATACTGCGCGGCTGA
- the ZFAND6 gene encoding AN1-type zinc finger protein 6 isoform X1 translates to MTMAQETNHSQAPLLCSTGCGFYGNPRTNGLCSVCYKENLQKQNSSSGRNSPPVVSVGNGVEVSPTQYAIGSLAADVAESVPPQTTQSSSSPHPESVPSSQAENTESKDEEAKEIPDCSDTGRFSGKGFSYSSIEKGGAQPSVLEEGSRRGKRKLNETDLKLDSAMAAGSDSAHNSSEEQELSPDKAKLKKKNRCFMCRKKIGLSGFECRCGNVFCGTHRYSDIHSCSYDYKADAAEKIRKENPVVVGEKVQKI, encoded by the exons ATGACTATGGCGCAGGAGACCAACCACAGCCAGGCGCCTCTGCTCTGTTCTACTGGCTGTGGCTTCTATGGCAATCCCCGAACCAACGGACTCTGTTCTGTGTGCTACAAGGAGAACCTGCAGAAGCAGAACAGCAGCAGTGGGAGGAATAGTCCTCCAG TTGTGTCCGTGGGAAATGGGGTGGAGGTATCGCCCACACAGTATGCAATCGGTTCGCTGGCAGCAGATGTAGCCGAGTCTGTCCCCCCACAGACCACACAATCCAG CTCATCACCCCACCCGGAATCTGTCCCCTCTTCACAAGCTGAAAATACAGAGAGCAAAGATGAAGAAGCGAAAGAAATACCAG ATTGCTCAGACACTGGCAGGTTCTCAGGCAAGGGGTTCAGTTATTCAAGCATAGAAAAGGGGGGAGCACAGCCCAGTGTTTTGGAAGAAGGATCAAGAAGGGGAAAGAGAAAACTTAATGAAACAGATTTGAAGTTAGACAGTGCTATGG CTGCAGGATCAGACAGCGCCCACAACTCCTCTGAGGAACAAGAGCTCTCTCCGGACAAAGCCAAACTCAAGAAGAAGAACCGATGCTTCATGTGCCGTAAAAAGATTGGACTCTCTG GGTTTGAATGCCGATGCGGGAACGTATTCTGCGGGACACACCGTTACTCGGACATACACAGCTGCTCCTACGACTACAAAGCCGACGCAGCGGAAAAGATCAGGAAAGAAAATCCTGTTGTGGTTGGGGAGAAGGTCCAGAAGATTTGA
- the MTHFS gene encoding 5-formyltetrahydrofolate cyclo-ligase isoform X2: protein MPDEVQTAGIIHDIFQQGKECFIPRYRPRSNHMDMVRLNSVEEISQLPVTTWNISQPAEGDCREEALSTGGLDLILVPGLGFDKEGRRLGRGKGYYDTFLERCSQQLAEKPYTMALAFQEQMCESVPVAQNDIEIDEILCAGDLEILRG from the exons ATGCCGGATGAGGTGCAGACTGCAGGCATCATACATGATATTTTTCAACAAGGCAAAGAATGTTTCATTCCACGTTACCGGCCTCGCAGTAACCACATGGATATGGTGAGACTCAATTCAGTGGAAGAGATCAGTCAGCTACCGGTGACCACATGGAACATCTCCCAGCCTGCCGAGGGTGACTGCAGAGAAGAGGCTCTGTCCACTG GGGGACTGGATCTCATTCTGGTACCTGGACTGGGATTCGACAAGGAAGGTCGCCGTTTGGGAAGGGGGAAAGGTTATTACGATACTTTTCTGGAGCGCTGCAGCCAGCAGCTTGCTGAGAAACCGTACACTATGGCGTTGGCATTTCAGGAGCAGATGTGTGAATCCGTCCCTGTAGCTCAAAATGACATTGAAATAGATGAGATCCTCTGTGCAGGAGACTTGGAAATACTGCGCGGCTGA
- the ZFAND6 gene encoding AN1-type zinc finger protein 6 isoform X2, giving the protein MTMAQETNHSQAPLLCSTGCGFYGNPRTNGLCSVCYKENLQKQNSSSGRNSPPVVSVGNGVEVSPTQYAIGSLAADVAESVPPQTTQSSSSPHPESVPSSQAENTESKDEEAKEIPAAGSDSAHNSSEEQELSPDKAKLKKKNRCFMCRKKIGLSGFECRCGNVFCGTHRYSDIHSCSYDYKADAAEKIRKENPVVVGEKVQKI; this is encoded by the exons ATGACTATGGCGCAGGAGACCAACCACAGCCAGGCGCCTCTGCTCTGTTCTACTGGCTGTGGCTTCTATGGCAATCCCCGAACCAACGGACTCTGTTCTGTGTGCTACAAGGAGAACCTGCAGAAGCAGAACAGCAGCAGTGGGAGGAATAGTCCTCCAG TTGTGTCCGTGGGAAATGGGGTGGAGGTATCGCCCACACAGTATGCAATCGGTTCGCTGGCAGCAGATGTAGCCGAGTCTGTCCCCCCACAGACCACACAATCCAG CTCATCACCCCACCCGGAATCTGTCCCCTCTTCACAAGCTGAAAATACAGAGAGCAAAGATGAAGAAGCGAAAGAAATACCAG CTGCAGGATCAGACAGCGCCCACAACTCCTCTGAGGAACAAGAGCTCTCTCCGGACAAAGCCAAACTCAAGAAGAAGAACCGATGCTTCATGTGCCGTAAAAAGATTGGACTCTCTG GGTTTGAATGCCGATGCGGGAACGTATTCTGCGGGACACACCGTTACTCGGACATACACAGCTGCTCCTACGACTACAAAGCCGACGCAGCGGAAAAGATCAGGAAAGAAAATCCTGTTGTGGTTGGGGAGAAGGTCCAGAAGATTTGA